Proteins encoded in a region of the Streptosporangiales bacterium genome:
- a CDS encoding IS630 family transposase has protein sequence ALEKDVREWIKMWNEDPKPFVWKKTAEEILDSLARYITRISGGRH, from the coding sequence GCACTGGAGAAAGACGTCCGCGAATGGATCAAGATGTGGAACGAGGACCCGAAACCGTTCGTGTGGAAGAAGACCGCGGAGGAAATCCTCGACTCCCTCGCACGATATATCACACGAATTTCCGGCGGGCGACACTAG
- a CDS encoding mechanosensitive ion channel, producing the protein MAVDILQPLQDAFGTFLNYIPQLVGALIVLLIGYIVAKLVGAALSRILTKVGFDKLMGRAGVASFLERTGTSLTPAKIFGKIAFWFVFLIAFTMFASALGVPQISGFLNQMIGYVPRIFAAIAILCLGVLLANFLAALIRGATGSETLAKVGRYAIIVYAAFAALTQLGIAVQLTGSTVLIALGALGLAAAIAFGWGGRDLARDLLQRAFGGYTRQSHGGAHSERAPVTAASAAPAPPEWTR; encoded by the coding sequence ATCGCCGTGGACATTCTCCAACCGCTCCAAGACGCGTTCGGGACGTTCCTGAACTACATCCCGCAGCTCGTCGGGGCGCTCATCGTCCTGCTCATCGGGTACATCGTCGCCAAGCTCGTCGGTGCCGCCCTGAGCCGGATTCTCACCAAGGTCGGGTTCGACAAGCTGATGGGCCGCGCCGGGGTCGCGAGCTTCCTGGAGCGGACGGGCACGAGCCTTACGCCCGCCAAGATCTTCGGCAAGATCGCGTTCTGGTTCGTCTTCCTCATCGCGTTCACGATGTTCGCGTCGGCCCTCGGGGTGCCGCAGATCTCGGGGTTCCTCAACCAGATGATCGGGTACGTCCCGCGGATCTTCGCGGCCATCGCCATCTTGTGTCTGGGGGTACTGCTCGCCAACTTCCTCGCCGCCCTGATCCGCGGGGCGACCGGGAGCGAGACGCTCGCCAAGGTCGGCAGGTACGCGATCATCGTGTACGCGGCCTTCGCCGCGCTGACTCAGCTGGGCATCGCCGTCCAGTTGACCGGCAGCACCGTGCTCATCGCGCTGGGCGCGCTGGGGCTGGCGGCCGCGATCGCCTTCGGCTGGGGCGGACGGGATCTCGCCCGTGACCTGCTGCAGCGGGCGTTCGGCGGCTACACCAGGCAGTCGCACGGCGGCGCGCACTCCGAGCGCGCTCCGGTGACCGCCGCGTCGGCCGCACCGGCGCCACCGGAGTGGACGCGCTGA